The Nitrospirota bacterium genome contains a region encoding:
- a CDS encoding response regulator yields the protein MDLPATPAPEAQKPSLLIIDDERGPRDALTMILRHRFTILTAESASAALAVLKSQPIDLITLDQKLPDRQGLDLLQEIKQHYATVEVIIITGYGSLTSAMEGSRHGASGYLLKPFNVTEVLSLANQTINKKQRLDFLRNFLKTSTGLWGSEMECALGWKTLLAGYQAIGTTVLNQPSHTDERPNILPILSDLLEAKDRQLLLHSSRVSAYATLVGHRLDLTRTEQQSLAWGAFLHDIGKISPETAHPTDEAIAVAGEALGDPQHSERGAKLMLALGFAAEVGQIIAYHHERWDGSGHPYGLKEDGIPKLARIVCLAQAFDHLTAEHPGRTPLSLDEACQRLRAHAGTHFEPTLTELFVQTVQEGKGSLPAMAITATSALRASP from the coding sequence ATGGACCTACCAGCGACTCCTGCCCCGGAGGCCCAAAAACCGAGCTTGCTCATTATCGACGACGAGCGAGGGCCCCGCGACGCGCTGACGATGATCCTCCGCCACCGTTTCACGATCCTCACAGCGGAATCAGCCAGTGCCGCCCTGGCCGTCCTCAAGTCCCAACCGATCGACCTCATCACGCTCGATCAAAAACTTCCGGATCGTCAGGGCCTCGACCTCCTCCAGGAAATCAAACAACACTATGCCACTGTTGAGGTCATCATCATCACCGGATATGGAAGCCTGACCTCTGCCATGGAAGGGAGCCGGCATGGAGCCTCCGGCTACCTGCTCAAACCCTTCAACGTCACGGAAGTCCTGTCCCTCGCCAACCAAACGATCAACAAGAAACAGCGGCTCGATTTTCTCAGGAATTTCCTCAAGACCTCGACCGGTCTCTGGGGATCAGAGATGGAATGTGCGCTGGGCTGGAAAACCTTACTCGCGGGATACCAGGCAATCGGAACAACGGTGCTGAACCAGCCCTCCCACACGGACGAGAGGCCCAACATTCTCCCGATCCTCTCCGACCTGCTAGAGGCTAAGGATCGCCAGCTGCTCCTCCACTCCAGCCGAGTCAGTGCCTACGCCACACTCGTGGGCCACCGCCTCGATCTGACGCGTACCGAGCAGCAATCGTTGGCGTGGGGGGCCTTTCTTCACGACATCGGCAAGATTTCGCCTGAGACCGCTCACCCTACTGACGAGGCCATCGCTGTGGCAGGAGAGGCACTGGGGGATCCGCAACATTCAGAACGGGGAGCGAAACTGATGTTAGCCTTGGGGTTTGCCGCCGAGGTGGGACAGATCATTGCCTATCACCATGAACGATGGGATGGCTCAGGCCATCCCTATGGATTGAAGGAAGACGGCATTCCGAAACTCGCCCGCATCGTCTGTCTGGCCCAAGCGTTCGACCATCTGACTGCGGAGCACCCGGGACGAACGCCCCTCTCGCTTGATGAAGCCTGCCAACGGCTGCGCGCACATGCAGGGACCCACTTCGAACCAACGCTGACAGAGCTCTTTGTGCAGACAGTCCAGGAAGGCAAGGGCTCCCTTCCTGCCATGGCGATTACCGCCACTTCAGCCCTCCGCGCCAGCCCCTAA
- the recN gene encoding DNA repair protein RecN, translated as MRIVNFALIEQLNLQFQSGFTVLTGETGAGKSLLIDAIALLVGGRASTDQIRSGEEEAQLEASFHLPDTHPLIRRLRSQDLIGQHESELILRRVLSRSGRHRVYVNGSLCPLRVLEELGGTLIDIHGQHEQQSLLVSAKQVDALDAFGRLYELRGRYEQAYQSWKDLRTQLAELQSEVVDRARIEDMLRFQSQEIEQACLLPDEEEQLRHERQRLVHAHRLRELAHEVHGELQEDEQAVLTRLGRIGRALAELAQTDPAMGDCEQAATESAIQLKDLAGRLRDYAQQLEADPDRQALVEDRLELIQRLKKKYGESIEAVLAMGRRVQEELQLLDSREERTAELAARLEEEARRLRTLAQQLSKKRMDAAKRMTTLVGAELAALKMEQAVFQITVSSDESEEGLGPVGRDRVEFLLSSNLGEPPRPLGRVASGGELSRIMLALKTVLAEMDQVPVLVFDEVDTGVGGAVAAAMGTRLRKLGSFHQVFCITHLPQVASQAEHHLLVEKGQESQRTSTSVRVLTGMGQEEEIARMLGGLTITKKVRETAAELIAGAKAKRPK; from the coding sequence TTGCGCATTGTCAATTTCGCGCTCATTGAGCAGCTGAATCTCCAATTCCAGTCCGGCTTTACGGTCTTGACGGGGGAGACCGGAGCCGGCAAGTCTCTCCTCATTGATGCCATCGCCCTGCTGGTTGGCGGGCGCGCCTCGACCGACCAGATCCGTTCCGGCGAAGAGGAGGCGCAGCTCGAAGCCTCCTTCCATCTCCCTGATACCCATCCGCTCATTCGGCGTCTTCGGTCGCAAGATCTCATCGGTCAGCATGAGTCGGAGTTGATCCTTCGGCGTGTGCTGTCACGATCGGGCCGCCACCGGGTCTACGTCAACGGCAGCCTCTGCCCCCTGCGTGTGCTTGAAGAGCTCGGGGGCACGCTCATCGATATTCATGGACAGCATGAGCAGCAATCCTTGCTGGTCTCGGCCAAACAGGTCGATGCCCTGGATGCGTTCGGGCGTCTCTATGAGCTGCGAGGACGGTATGAACAGGCCTACCAGAGCTGGAAGGATCTCCGCACGCAGTTGGCTGAGCTGCAGAGCGAAGTCGTCGATCGGGCGAGAATTGAAGATATGTTGCGATTTCAGTCTCAGGAGATTGAACAGGCCTGCCTGCTGCCCGATGAAGAGGAACAGCTTCGACACGAGCGGCAGCGGTTGGTCCATGCGCATCGGCTCAGAGAATTGGCCCATGAGGTCCATGGCGAGCTGCAAGAGGATGAACAGGCGGTGCTCACCAGGCTGGGGCGGATCGGCCGGGCGCTGGCCGAGTTGGCCCAGACCGATCCGGCGATGGGCGATTGTGAGCAGGCCGCGACGGAGTCCGCGATTCAACTGAAAGACCTGGCCGGGCGGCTGCGCGACTATGCGCAACAGCTCGAGGCAGATCCGGACAGACAGGCACTCGTCGAGGACCGGTTGGAGCTGATTCAGCGGTTGAAGAAAAAGTATGGGGAATCGATCGAGGCGGTCCTCGCGATGGGCAGGCGGGTGCAGGAGGAGCTGCAGCTCTTGGACAGCCGTGAGGAGCGAACCGCTGAATTGGCCGCGCGGCTGGAGGAGGAGGCGCGGCGCCTCCGTACGCTGGCACAGCAGCTGTCCAAGAAGCGAATGGACGCGGCTAAGCGCATGACGACGCTCGTGGGCGCGGAGCTTGCGGCGCTGAAGATGGAGCAGGCGGTATTTCAGATCACGGTCTCGAGCGATGAGTCGGAAGAGGGGCTGGGGCCGGTCGGTCGGGATCGCGTGGAGTTCCTCCTCTCCAGCAATCTCGGTGAACCGCCGAGACCCTTGGGGCGCGTGGCCTCCGGCGGAGAACTCTCGCGCATCATGCTGGCACTGAAAACTGTGCTGGCCGAGATGGACCAAGTTCCGGTTCTGGTTTTTGACGAAGTCGATACAGGCGTGGGTGGAGCTGTGGCCGCGGCCATGGGGACGAGATTGCGGAAGCTCGGCTCGTTTCATCAAGTGTTTTGCATCACCCATCTGCCTCAGGTCGCCTCCCAGGCGGAACATCATCTGTTGGTGGAAAAGGGGCAGGAGAGTCAACGGACCTCCACGTCGGTCAGAGTGCTGACAGGGATGGGGCAGGAAGAGGAAATCGCCAGAATGTTGGGCGGGCTGACCATTACCAAGAAGGTGCGTGAAACGGCGGCGGAGCTGATTGCAGGGGCGAAGGCGAAACGGCCCAAATGA
- the trxA gene encoding thioredoxin has translation MAGDALKVEDATWDADVMKSAELVMVDFWAVWCGPCQMVAPIIEELAKEYAGKLKVRKLNTDENPEVAGRYQVMSIPTILFFKNGQVVEKLVGARPKRQFKEMIDSLLAQPAGSA, from the coding sequence GTGGCTGGTGATGCACTGAAAGTTGAAGACGCAACGTGGGACGCAGACGTCATGAAATCCGCTGAACTGGTGATGGTCGACTTCTGGGCCGTCTGGTGCGGGCCTTGCCAAATGGTCGCTCCGATTATCGAAGAATTGGCCAAAGAATATGCAGGCAAGTTGAAAGTGCGGAAGCTCAACACCGATGAAAATCCGGAAGTGGCCGGGCGCTATCAGGTCATGAGCATCCCGACGATTTTATTTTTCAAGAATGGCCAGGTCGTGGAAAAGCTCGTCGGCGCGCGGCCGAAGCGGCAGTTCAAGGAAATGATCGATTCCCTGCTGGCGCAACCAGCCGGCTCAGCCTAA
- the lptD gene encoding LPS assembly protein LptD — protein MQLCRCLVGWLILGLLVPLAGIAAENGGAPVSTATTSGALPLDITAERIDYLQDQEVYEADGSVVVDQGAVHLTADHMTIHALPGVVIATGHVRLTDPKADVVTERLELNVNTEAGVLTHGQIYLKSTNTLVEGRLLQRFSEDHYRVKEGRFTNCDALDGQTPAWRFRFKDLDLVTGDHVAFSDGWLDVNDVPVLPIPTLTYPLSSRQTGLLIPNVTYDNRFGMHLQESFYWAINPSQDLTISPSYYSSLGYGSDLEYRYVLDPKSKGQWLVSALQQTQLPQVSGVSEVGGKATQFRAFISGTHTQQFNPDLLLRAQVSLVTDPNYMSQLSNSGTQRALPSSENNLLATQRLSHGNLYFLSQYLQPLQSGGNDTFQRMPEVGYSLSNTPLLSSPVLFGLDTNYVNFYRDEGFKVNRVDLLPGISTDVIDLGHVVGLTPQAKVRESYYSRGINSDSSQHRETFWASIDATSKLSRRFGVGDGGSFLHTIEPSLVYEYVPPTDQSKITQIDQVDDLPKKSLMTYAVRSRLLEQEGRSSFNWLDFTMAQSYHVGAAQTRARDFTPGAAPMLGSLTQPLQPATVAIEGKKFSDLWMRAVIGNTTPQASPAQLAGAAFGRGAGAGAGQLPALNQYLTVDTFFDPYRSTMSQFNTDFRLQQSNYWYAEVGQRYSRDGNRARRGDVWNPISFNEVYAPTEEIQFVTAGGGFRTPWGWTIGTKGYYDVKHGKSPEYDVVALYQNPCKCWSLGLFYLQFPDRAQYNFMLSLTGIGWTENYGTAVLRSILSPLLTGEKGLPWAAPGGPYGRAQSAMPQPGMAGSGF, from the coding sequence ATGCAGTTGTGTCGATGCCTGGTCGGTTGGTTGATCCTGGGACTGCTCGTTCCGCTTGCCGGGATTGCCGCAGAGAATGGTGGCGCTCCCGTCTCCACGGCGACCACGTCCGGTGCGCTTCCGCTCGACATCACGGCCGAACGAATCGATTATCTGCAAGACCAAGAGGTCTACGAAGCCGATGGCTCGGTGGTGGTCGATCAGGGTGCGGTGCATCTGACGGCCGATCACATGACCATTCACGCCTTGCCAGGCGTCGTGATTGCCACGGGCCACGTTCGGCTTACCGATCCGAAGGCCGACGTGGTGACGGAACGGCTTGAACTCAATGTCAATACGGAGGCCGGAGTCCTGACGCATGGGCAGATCTATCTCAAGTCCACGAACACCTTGGTGGAGGGGCGCCTCCTCCAGCGGTTTTCAGAGGACCATTATCGGGTGAAGGAAGGCCGGTTCACGAATTGCGATGCCCTGGATGGCCAAACTCCCGCTTGGCGGTTTCGGTTCAAGGATCTGGACCTGGTCACCGGCGATCACGTGGCCTTTAGCGATGGATGGCTCGATGTGAACGATGTGCCGGTGCTTCCCATTCCCACCTTGACCTATCCCCTCTCTAGCCGGCAGACCGGGCTCCTCATTCCGAATGTCACCTACGACAATCGATTTGGCATGCATTTGCAAGAAAGCTTCTACTGGGCCATCAATCCGAGCCAGGATCTGACGATCTCGCCCTCCTATTACAGTAGCCTTGGTTACGGGAGCGATCTGGAGTATCGCTATGTGCTGGACCCGAAATCCAAGGGGCAATGGCTGGTCAGTGCCTTGCAACAGACCCAATTGCCGCAGGTTTCCGGTGTGAGCGAGGTCGGGGGCAAGGCGACGCAGTTCCGTGCGTTTATCAGCGGAACCCATACCCAACAGTTCAACCCTGATTTGTTGCTGCGCGCCCAAGTGAGCTTGGTGACCGATCCAAACTATATGTCGCAGCTCAGTAACTCCGGTACCCAGCGGGCGCTCCCCAGCAGCGAAAATAACCTCTTGGCCACGCAGCGGTTGTCCCATGGGAATCTCTATTTTCTCAGCCAGTACCTGCAGCCTCTTCAATCCGGTGGTAACGATACCTTTCAGCGCATGCCGGAAGTGGGCTATAGCCTTTCGAACACGCCGCTCCTCAGTTCGCCCGTCCTGTTCGGGCTGGACACCAATTATGTGAACTTCTATCGCGATGAAGGTTTCAAGGTAAATCGGGTGGACCTGTTGCCGGGTATATCAACCGATGTGATCGACCTCGGACATGTCGTCGGCCTGACGCCGCAAGCCAAGGTCCGGGAGTCCTATTACTCGCGAGGCATCAATTCGGATAGTAGCCAGCATCGGGAAACCTTTTGGGCGAGTATCGATGCGACGTCTAAGCTCAGCCGCCGGTTCGGTGTGGGAGACGGTGGATCCTTCCTGCATACGATTGAGCCGAGCCTGGTCTATGAATATGTGCCTCCCACCGACCAGTCGAAGATTACGCAGATCGATCAGGTGGACGATCTGCCGAAGAAAAGCTTGATGACCTATGCGGTTCGCAGTCGGCTGTTGGAACAAGAGGGTCGCAGCAGTTTCAATTGGCTGGATTTCACGATGGCCCAGAGTTATCACGTGGGCGCCGCGCAAACGAGAGCCCGTGACTTCACGCCCGGCGCTGCCCCGATGCTCGGATCGCTGACGCAACCGCTCCAGCCAGCCACGGTGGCGATTGAGGGAAAGAAATTTTCCGATCTCTGGATGCGGGCGGTGATCGGCAACACCACTCCTCAGGCCTCGCCGGCTCAGTTGGCCGGGGCCGCGTTTGGCCGGGGCGCAGGGGCTGGAGCGGGTCAGCTGCCCGCCCTCAATCAGTACCTGACCGTCGATACGTTCTTCGATCCCTACCGGTCCACGATGAGCCAATTCAACACGGACTTCCGGCTTCAGCAGTCCAACTATTGGTATGCGGAGGTTGGACAGCGTTATTCCCGGGACGGAAACCGTGCGCGCCGAGGCGACGTCTGGAACCCGATCTCGTTTAATGAGGTCTATGCGCCGACGGAAGAGATCCAGTTTGTGACGGCGGGCGGCGGCTTTCGCACCCCCTGGGGTTGGACGATCGGGACCAAGGGCTATTACGATGTGAAGCACGGCAAGAGTCCTGAGTATGATGTCGTCGCCCTCTATCAGAATCCCTGCAAGTGTTGGTCTCTGGGGCTCTTTTATCTGCAGTTCCCGGATCGCGCCCAGTACAATTTTATGTTGAGCCTGACCGGGATTGGCTGGACGGAGAACTACGGTACGGCGGTGCTCCGCAGTATTCTCAGCCCCCTGCTTACCGGGGAGAAAGGTCTGCCCTGGGCTGCGCCGGGAGGCCCTTATGGGCGCGCCCAATCGGCCATGCCTCAGCCTGGGATGGCCGGGAGCGGATTCTGA
- a CDS encoding bifunctional folylpolyglutamate synthase/dihydrofolate synthase, whose product MTYVSAVAYLYRLQKHGIKLGLETMTALMGRLGVPQSRYRTLHIAGTNGKGSTAAMAAAVLQSAGYRVGLYTSPHLVEFRERIRVNGEMIAESQVAQLTEQLQALCQPDLSPTFFEYTTAMAFQHFAETGVEVAVLEVGLGGRFDATNVVMPMACAVTTIALDHQDYLGTTLSSIAFEKAGIIKQGVPVVLGRLDEEARQTIEQVAQERQAPMFRMDEDFRTEGESPSQFSYHGLGLQYDGLTCALEGRHQLDNAACALALLEAAVPEGIAVTAESVREGLRAVNWAGRLEVVDHHPTILLDGAHNPAAAVVLADYLTHSVRSHPSRRVVLVLGMMRDKDHRGFVEPLRGLVAEVVLTQADLPRSATVQELRAALVDLFPSPHVASSLSEAMALARQLAGPEDLVCVTGSLMLVGECQAWFRGCGLSPLRG is encoded by the coding sequence ATGACCTATGTTTCTGCCGTGGCCTATTTGTATCGTCTGCAAAAACACGGCATCAAGCTGGGGCTTGAGACGATGACGGCATTGATGGGACGACTCGGGGTGCCGCAATCCCGATACCGGACGCTCCATATCGCCGGCACGAATGGCAAAGGATCCACTGCAGCCATGGCCGCCGCTGTGTTGCAGTCGGCCGGTTATCGGGTGGGGCTCTACACCTCGCCCCATCTCGTGGAGTTCCGGGAGCGGATCCGCGTGAACGGCGAGATGATCGCGGAATCGCAGGTGGCGCAATTGACCGAACAACTGCAGGCTCTCTGCCAACCGGATCTCTCCCCCACATTTTTTGAATATACGACGGCGATGGCCTTTCAGCACTTTGCCGAGACGGGGGTCGAGGTGGCCGTGCTGGAGGTGGGATTGGGCGGCCGGTTCGACGCTACCAATGTCGTCATGCCTATGGCCTGCGCGGTGACGACGATTGCGCTCGATCATCAGGACTATTTGGGGACGACGCTCTCGTCGATCGCGTTCGAGAAGGCCGGCATTATCAAGCAGGGGGTGCCGGTCGTGTTGGGGCGGCTCGACGAGGAGGCCCGGCAGACGATCGAACAGGTGGCGCAGGAACGGCAGGCCCCAATGTTTCGTATGGATGAGGACTTCCGCACCGAGGGGGAGTCGCCCTCGCAATTCTCCTATCACGGGTTGGGCCTGCAATATGACGGGCTGACCTGCGCCCTGGAGGGCCGTCATCAATTGGATAACGCCGCCTGTGCCTTGGCGCTTCTGGAGGCTGCGGTCCCTGAAGGGATTGCGGTCACGGCCGAATCGGTGCGTGAAGGACTCCGTGCGGTCAACTGGGCCGGGCGATTGGAAGTGGTCGATCACCATCCGACCATCCTATTGGATGGCGCGCATAATCCCGCTGCTGCCGTGGTCTTGGCCGACTACCTCACCCATTCTGTTCGATCCCATCCCTCTCGCCGTGTCGTTCTGGTCCTGGGCATGATGCGCGATAAGGACCATCGAGGTTTTGTTGAACCGCTCAGGGGGCTTGTCGCTGAGGTTGTCTTGACGCAAGCGGATCTTCCTCGCTCTGCGACTGTGCAGGAGCTCCGAGCCGCGCTGGTCGATCTGTTTCCTTCTCCCCATGTCGCATCGTCGCTCAGTGAGGCGATGGCGTTGGCCAGGCAGCTGGCAGGGCCAGAGGATCTGGTCTGCGTGACTGGTTCGCTCATGCTTGTAGGGGAATGTCAGGCATGGTTCCGTGGCTGCGGTCTCTCGCCTCTTCGGGGATGA
- the accD gene encoding acetyl-CoA carboxylase, carboxyltransferase subunit beta, with the protein MAWFKKQKTTETEPSKRSKLSEGMWLKCNHCREIIYRKEVERNNKVCPKCDYHFPISVLERIALLADLGTFKEWDAELAPQDPLSFQDTKSYKDRVKAHQEKTGRKDAMVIGEGKMNGRRVVFCVFDFSFMGGSMGSVVGEKICRAIDRALETKLPVILVTTSGGARMQEGILSLMQMAKTSAAVAKLGEAKLPFICLLADPTFGGVTASVAMLGDVIIAEPKALIGFAGPRVIEQTIKQQLPDQFQRAEFLLEHGMIDMIVERKQLKETLSTLVAHF; encoded by the coding sequence ATGGCTTGGTTTAAAAAGCAAAAAACGACTGAGACGGAACCTTCGAAGCGATCCAAGCTGTCGGAAGGGATGTGGCTCAAGTGTAACCACTGCCGGGAGATCATCTACCGTAAAGAAGTCGAGCGGAACAATAAGGTCTGTCCGAAGTGCGACTACCATTTCCCGATCTCCGTCCTGGAGCGGATTGCGCTGTTGGCCGACCTCGGGACGTTCAAAGAGTGGGATGCGGAACTCGCCCCCCAGGACCCGCTGAGTTTTCAGGACACGAAATCCTACAAGGACCGGGTGAAGGCGCACCAGGAGAAGACCGGCCGTAAAGATGCCATGGTGATCGGCGAAGGAAAGATGAACGGCCGCCGCGTGGTGTTCTGCGTGTTCGACTTCAGTTTCATGGGTGGCAGCATGGGGTCAGTCGTCGGGGAGAAGATCTGCCGGGCGATCGACCGCGCGCTGGAGACGAAGTTGCCGGTCATTTTGGTCACGACCTCCGGAGGAGCCAGGATGCAGGAGGGGATTCTCTCCCTGATGCAGATGGCCAAGACTTCGGCTGCTGTCGCCAAGTTGGGCGAGGCCAAGCTTCCCTTCATCTGTCTGTTAGCCGATCCCACGTTCGGGGGCGTGACGGCGAGCGTCGCCATGCTGGGTGATGTGATCATTGCCGAACCGAAGGCCTTGATCGGCTTTGCCGGTCCCCGCGTGATCGAGCAGACGATTAAACAGCAGCTGCCGGATCAGTTCCAGCGGGCGGAGTTTCTCTTGGAGCACGGCATGATCGATATGATCGTGGAACGCAAGCAACTGAAAGAGACGTTGAGCACGCTCGTGGCGCATTTTTAA
- a CDS encoding urease accessory protein UreH, whose protein sequence is MLDTEFLTIVGLGFVLGLRHALDTDHLAAVSTVLAQRPSFRASGMIGFSWGLGHTAILLLVGAVVLVFRVPVSEPIALAAEFGVGAMLVLLGCMLGLRLVRERWHVHRHEHDGTQHLHLHSHALAEDHGHGHWWRDSVRPFCIGMAHGLAGSAALLLIVLSSARSVSEGLIYIAVFGAGSILGMMLVGMVVSLPVLWSLNLGRPVFLAVQGLASLGSVAVGLTIMLQIAFGGQLF, encoded by the coding sequence ATGTTGGATACTGAATTCCTCACCATTGTCGGTCTCGGGTTTGTGCTGGGGCTTCGTCATGCCCTGGACACGGACCATCTGGCTGCCGTCTCCACGGTCTTGGCGCAGCGGCCTTCGTTTCGCGCCTCCGGCATGATCGGCTTCAGCTGGGGGCTGGGCCATACGGCGATCTTGTTGCTGGTCGGGGCGGTGGTGCTGGTGTTTCGGGTGCCGGTCTCGGAGCCGATTGCCTTGGCGGCCGAGTTTGGCGTCGGCGCGATGCTCGTGCTTCTGGGCTGTATGCTCGGGCTGCGTTTAGTCCGGGAGCGCTGGCATGTGCACCGGCATGAGCATGACGGGACGCAGCATCTGCATTTGCACAGTCATGCGCTGGCCGAAGATCACGGGCATGGCCATTGGTGGCGCGATTCCGTCCGCCCCTTCTGCATCGGCATGGCCCATGGCCTGGCCGGATCGGCGGCGCTTTTGTTGATCGTGTTGTCGTCCGCCCGATCGGTGTCGGAGGGCCTCATCTACATTGCTGTGTTCGGGGCCGGTTCGATTCTGGGCATGATGCTGGTCGGCATGGTGGTGAGTCTTCCGGTCCTGTGGTCGTTGAATCTTGGGCGTCCTGTGTTTCTCGCGGTGCAGGGGCTGGCCAGCCTTGGAAGTGTGGCAGTCGGACTCACCATCATGCTGCAGATCGCCTTCGGTGGGCAGCTGTTTTAA
- the moaA gene encoding GTP 3',8-cyclase MoaA — protein sequence MANQLPTSAAPLPAADAFGRPLRSLRLSVTDRCNLRCKYCMPEEDYVWLPREDVLTLEEMATLTGYFTDLGVDRVRLTGGEPLLRRDLPRLIRLLVQNRQITDIALTTNGILLADQAEALFDAGLHRVTVSLDTLRPERFRQLTRRDEYARVMEGIASVARAGFTGLKLDTVAIRGFNDDELVALIEFGKQVQAEVRFIEYMDVGGANEWSQQKVLSREAMLTILGERYGTIEPMAERGTAPAQRFVLPDGTTFGIIPSTTTPFCATCDRSRVTADGMWYRCLYATQGTDLRKSLRAGASADAMRAFIRAGWEGRRDRGAEERKALERDGLRVGGLIGIEKLREDPHLEMHARGG from the coding sequence GTGGCTAACCAGTTACCAACAAGTGCTGCTCCTCTTCCCGCTGCCGATGCCTTTGGCCGGCCGCTGCGCAGTTTGCGCCTGTCCGTGACGGACCGGTGCAATCTTCGCTGCAAGTACTGCATGCCGGAGGAAGACTATGTCTGGCTGCCGCGCGAGGATGTGCTGACCCTTGAGGAAATGGCGACGCTGACCGGCTATTTCACCGATCTGGGCGTGGACCGTGTGAGGTTGACGGGCGGAGAGCCGCTGCTGCGGCGAGATTTGCCCAGGTTGATTCGCCTGTTGGTCCAGAACCGGCAGATCACGGATATCGCCCTCACGACGAATGGGATTCTCCTGGCGGACCAGGCTGAGGCGCTGTTTGACGCCGGACTGCACCGCGTGACCGTCAGCCTCGATACACTGAGGCCGGAGCGGTTTCGCCAGCTGACCCGCCGCGACGAATATGCGCGTGTGATGGAAGGCATTGCGTCGGTGGCGCGCGCGGGTTTCACCGGCTTGAAGCTCGATACGGTGGCGATCCGCGGCTTCAACGACGATGAGCTGGTGGCGCTGATCGAGTTTGGCAAGCAGGTGCAGGCGGAAGTCCGGTTCATTGAATATATGGACGTCGGTGGCGCGAACGAATGGTCGCAGCAGAAAGTGCTGTCCCGGGAAGCGATGCTCACAATCCTGGGCGAGCGGTATGGGACGATCGAGCCGATGGCTGAGCGGGGGACTGCGCCGGCACAACGATTTGTGTTGCCGGATGGGACGACCTTTGGGATTATTCCTTCGACGACCACGCCGTTCTGCGCGACCTGCGATCGCAGCCGGGTGACCGCCGACGGGATGTGGTACCGCTGTCTGTATGCGACGCAGGGCACGGATCTGCGCAAGTCCCTTCGCGCCGGCGCGTCTGCCGACGCGATGCGGGCCTTCATCCGCGCCGGCTGGGAAGGCCGCCGCGACCGGGGCGCAGAAGAGCGGAAGGCGCTTGAGCGGGACGGATTGCGTGTCGGAGGATTGATCGGGATTGAGAAACTGCGCGAAGACCCCCATCTCGAAATGCATGCCCGAGGCGGCTGA
- a CDS encoding molybdenum cofactor biosynthesis protein MoaE has protein sequence MSAQQPLSDDTQFVRVQREDFSVDAEINRVRGSSKRIGGISIFLGTARDRSKGRDVDSITFEHYEGMAQKKLREIRERALKDFDIIEVAILHRYGEIGIGENIVLIVVGAEHRASAFQACKWAIDELKQITPIWKLEHTPEGEVWVEEHP, from the coding sequence ATGAGCGCACAGCAGCCTCTCAGTGACGATACCCAGTTTGTCCGTGTGCAGCGGGAAGATTTTTCCGTGGATGCGGAGATCAACCGGGTGCGGGGGAGTTCAAAGCGCATCGGCGGGATTTCGATTTTCCTGGGGACGGCGCGTGACCGCTCCAAGGGGCGGGATGTGGACAGCATCACCTTCGAACATTACGAAGGCATGGCGCAGAAGAAGCTCCGCGAGATCCGTGAGCGGGCGCTGAAGGATTTCGACATCATCGAAGTCGCAATCTTGCACCGCTATGGCGAAATCGGCATCGGTGAAAATATCGTGCTGATCGTGGTGGGGGCTGAGCACCGGGCGTCGGCCTTTCAAGCCTGCAAGTGGGCGATCGACGAATTGAAACAGATCACGCCGATCTGGAAACTCGAGCATACGCCGGAAGGCGAAGTCTGGGTGGAGGAACACCCCTAG
- a CDS encoding MoaD/ThiS family protein, giving the protein MITVRLFGMTKSLAKNLSELSLELNGARQVKDLVALLTAQYPQIGELIQKKKVLVSVNHDIAHEETTIQDGDEIALLPPFAGGAPAGC; this is encoded by the coding sequence ATGATTACCGTTCGCCTCTTCGGCATGACCAAGTCGCTTGCCAAGAATCTCAGCGAACTGTCGCTGGAACTGAACGGGGCGCGGCAGGTGAAGGATCTGGTGGCGCTGTTGACGGCTCAATATCCGCAGATCGGCGAGTTGATTCAGAAGAAGAAGGTCCTCGTATCGGTCAATCATGACATCGCCCACGAAGAGACGACGATTCAGGATGGTGACGAGATTGCATTGTTGCCACCGTTTGCAGGGGGAGCTCCGGCAGGATGTTGA